The sequence AACATGAACGCCAAATGCAACGGTGAGAAAAAAGAAGAGAAGCCCAAAGGCAAATGCGGCCAGGGCAAATGCGGCGGGTGAGCCCGCGGCAGTGAGTTTCGCGCAGGAAAGGAGCCGCCATGCAATGCCAGCTTTCCAACCTATGTAAAATCGTCGAACCGGCCGTCGAAAAGCTTCAGAGTGTCGCACTGCTTTTCGTACGGCTGATCCTCGCCTACGGTTTCTATGAACCGGCGAAGATGAAGTGGAACGACATCGGCTCCGTGGCCGAATGGTTCGCTTCCATGGGGCTTCCACTGCCCACACTGCAGGCATACATGGCGGCAACGACGGAAGCGTCGGGTGTCGTGCTGTTGACACTGGGGCTTTTTACGCGGCTGATATCCATTCCGCTGATGGCCGTCATGCTCGTTGCCATTACCCTGGTGCACCTGCCCAACGGTTTCCAGTCGGGCAACAACGGGTTTGAAATCCCGCTGTACTACTTCATTATGCTTTTCGTCCTGCTGACGCACGGCGCCGGTAACCTCTCCTTCGACCGGCTGCTGTTCAAAAGCAAAGAGGCCTGACCCCTACGGGGCCTCTGGACCTTTCCCTTTTCAATCTTCCCGGTATTTTGAGATCCCGCACGGCTGGTTCGGTGAGG is a genomic window of Sulfurimonas sp. HSL1-2 containing:
- a CDS encoding DoxX family protein, with product MQCQLSNLCKIVEPAVEKLQSVALLFVRLILAYGFYEPAKMKWNDIGSVAEWFASMGLPLPTLQAYMAATTEASGVVLLTLGLFTRLISIPLMAVMLVAITLVHLPNGFQSGNNGFEIPLYYFIMLFVLLTHGAGNLSFDRLLFKSKEA